Proteins encoded by one window of Flagellimonas lutaonensis:
- a CDS encoding RsmB/NOP family class I SAM-dependent RNA methyltransferase, with protein sequence MRLHRNLVFAVIDALNMIFNEGEYADKVIEKVLKHDKRWGSRDRGFIAETTYDIVRWRRLYDEIAEVHAPYSRQNLFRLFAVWAILRGIKLPDWKQLENTPERRIKGRFDELSKIRKYRESIPDWMDELGVKALGEKRWTKEMEALNQQADVVLRTNTLKTTKEALKATLADEGVESHALKGYAAALKLLERKNVFNTQAFKDGLFEVQDASSQVVAPFLEVEPGQRVVDACAGAGGKTLHLAALMKNKGQLIAMDVYDNKLRVLKKRARRNGAHNIETRLIDSTKAIKKLHNSADRLLLDAPCTGLGVLRRNPDAKWKLEPEFLERIKGVQQDILQQYSKMVKSGGKMVYATCSILPEENNEQVKSFLASGAGQDFRLIKEQHIYPSESGFDGFYMALMEKA encoded by the coding sequence GTTGAAACATGACAAACGCTGGGGTTCCCGAGACCGCGGTTTTATTGCTGAAACCACCTATGACATAGTTCGCTGGAGAAGACTCTATGACGAGATTGCCGAAGTGCATGCCCCCTACTCCCGACAGAACCTATTTCGCTTGTTTGCGGTCTGGGCCATTCTGAGGGGAATCAAGCTACCGGATTGGAAACAATTGGAAAACACCCCTGAGCGCCGAATAAAGGGCCGTTTTGATGAACTTTCAAAAATCAGGAAGTACCGTGAGTCCATTCCCGATTGGATGGATGAACTGGGCGTGAAGGCATTGGGTGAAAAGCGTTGGACGAAAGAAATGGAGGCGCTGAACCAGCAGGCCGATGTTGTTTTGCGAACCAACACCCTGAAAACAACCAAAGAGGCCCTTAAAGCAACCTTGGCAGATGAGGGGGTTGAAAGCCATGCACTCAAAGGATATGCTGCTGCCCTCAAACTACTTGAGCGAAAAAATGTGTTCAATACGCAAGCCTTTAAAGATGGGCTCTTTGAAGTACAGGATGCGTCTTCACAGGTGGTGGCGCCTTTTTTAGAGGTTGAGCCCGGCCAACGGGTGGTCGATGCCTGCGCCGGTGCCGGTGGTAAAACCCTGCACTTGGCCGCGCTGATGAAAAACAAGGGCCAGCTTATCGCCATGGATGTTTATGACAACAAGTTAAGGGTATTGAAAAAGCGTGCCCGCAGAAATGGTGCGCACAATATTGAGACACGCCTTATAGACTCGACAAAGGCCATCAAAAAATTGCACAACAGTGCCGATAGGCTGTTGTTGGACGCACCCTGTACAGGCTTGGGTGTACTCCGCCGCAACCCTGATGCGAAATGGAAACTGGAACCTGAATTTCTTGAACGAATAAAAGGTGTTCAGCAAGATATTTTGCAGCAGTACAGTAAAATGGTCAAATCAGGCGGCAAAATGGTCTATGCCACCTGTTCGATTCTTCCCGAAGAAAATAACGAACAGGTAAAAAGTTTTTTGGCATCTGGGGCGGGTCAAGATTTTAGATTGATCAAAGAGCAGCATATCTACCCCTCAGAAAGCGGTTTTGATGGATTTTATATGGCGTTGATGGAAAAAGCATAG
- the purL gene encoding phosphoribosylformylglycinamidine synthase, whose product MIHFFGDVANKVFALQTKQEPTSEDIQKLVWLFGNQPKINAASIDAFFVGPRAAMVTPWSTNATEITQNMGINGIIRIEEFKAVSEDYTDYDAMLFQKYNGLGQDVFTIDIAPEPVQEISDIAAYNQQEGLALNDEEIEYLEQLSERLGRKLTDSEVFGFSQVNSEHCRHKIFNGTFVIDGKEMPHSLFKLIKKTSETHPNDIVSAYKDNVAFVKGPKVVQFAPQRADVPDFYREEEFESVLSLKAETHNFPTTVEPFNGAATGSGGEIRDRLAGGKGALPLAGTAVYMTSYSRLEENRPWEKAFPERDWLYQTPMDILIKASNGASDFGNKFGQPLIAGSVLTFEHKEDVRSSAVETSLENRTSYLSKAPQVTSRQLGYDKVIMLAGGIGYGKAEQALKDTPKKGDKIVILGGDNYRIGMGGAAVSSADTGEFESAIELNAVQRSNPEMQKRAANAIRGLVESHENPIVSIHDHGAGGHLNCLSELVEETGGKIDLDKLPIGDPTLSAKEIIGNESQERMGLVIGDKDIDLLQRVAERERSPMYEVGDVTGDQRFTFESSKTHEKPMDLELSALFGSSPKTIMEDSKLETNYAQAEYSLEHFHDYLEQVLQLEAVACKDWLTNKVDRCVGGRVAKQQCAGPLQLPLNNVGVMALDYKGREGLATSIGHSPISGLIDPVAGSRNSIAEALTNIVWAPLKEGLKSVSLSANWMWPCRNPGEDARLYEAVQACSDFAIALGINIPTGKDSLSMKQKYKDQEVIAPGTVIISAAGNCNDITKVVEPVLQKDGGDIYYVNLSKDDFKLGGSSFNQILNSVGAEAPTVSNALYFKKTFDSIQTLIKEGQIIAGHDIASGGLITTLLEMCFTDNGLGAEIDLSALGEIDTIKLLFSENVGIVFQADALANEQLRSEGINAIKIGSPITEGTLKIKNHGIEIGLNIASLRDTWYRTSYLLDHKQTANGLAKARYENYKKQPLQYEFPLVVTSSDSAVRNRIEKPKAAILREKGSNSEREMANAMYLAGFDVKDVHMTDLISGRETLEDIQFIGAVGGFSNSDVLGSAKGWAGAFKYNEKANKALKDFFARPDTLSIGICNGCQLFMELDLVNPEHGGQHGKMTYNDSGKHESSFTSVKIQENNSVMLSSFAGSTLGVWISHGEGKFSLPLSEENYYIVAKYGYEGYPANPNGSDYNVAMLCDKTGRHLVTMPHIERSIFSWNWAHYPKDRNDSVSPWLEAFVNARKWIDKNNQK is encoded by the coding sequence ATGATTCACTTTTTTGGGGATGTGGCCAACAAGGTATTTGCCCTCCAAACCAAACAAGAACCCACCTCTGAAGACATTCAAAAACTAGTATGGTTGTTCGGCAACCAACCCAAGATCAACGCGGCGTCCATTGACGCCTTTTTTGTTGGGCCACGGGCGGCCATGGTCACCCCATGGAGCACCAATGCTACCGAGATTACCCAGAACATGGGAATCAATGGGATTATCAGGATTGAGGAATTCAAAGCGGTTTCTGAAGATTATACCGACTACGACGCCATGCTCTTTCAGAAATACAACGGTTTGGGGCAAGACGTTTTCACTATTGACATCGCCCCAGAACCCGTACAGGAAATCAGCGACATTGCTGCCTACAACCAACAAGAAGGCTTGGCGCTCAACGATGAGGAAATCGAATACCTTGAACAGCTTTCTGAACGCCTTGGCCGAAAACTTACCGACTCTGAAGTGTTTGGCTTCAGTCAGGTGAATTCTGAGCACTGCCGACATAAAATATTCAATGGTACCTTTGTCATAGACGGGAAAGAGATGCCCCACTCACTGTTTAAGCTCATCAAAAAAACTTCTGAGACCCATCCCAACGATATCGTTTCGGCCTATAAAGACAATGTAGCCTTCGTCAAAGGCCCAAAAGTGGTTCAGTTTGCACCGCAACGGGCCGATGTACCCGATTTTTATAGGGAAGAAGAATTTGAGTCCGTACTATCGTTAAAGGCTGAAACCCATAATTTTCCTACCACGGTGGAACCTTTCAATGGGGCTGCAACGGGTTCTGGGGGCGAAATTCGTGACCGTTTGGCCGGTGGCAAGGGTGCCCTGCCCCTAGCAGGTACAGCAGTGTACATGACCTCCTATTCAAGACTTGAAGAAAATCGGCCATGGGAAAAGGCCTTTCCTGAGCGTGATTGGTTATACCAAACCCCGATGGACATTCTCATAAAGGCCTCGAACGGTGCCTCTGACTTCGGCAACAAGTTCGGTCAACCCTTGATAGCAGGATCTGTTTTGACGTTCGAACACAAAGAGGATGTCAGGTCGAGCGCAGTCGAGACCTCATTGGAAAACCGGACGTCTTACCTATCAAAAGCACCCCAGGTGACATCGCGGCAGCTCGGCTATGATAAGGTAATTATGCTGGCCGGTGGTATTGGCTACGGCAAGGCTGAACAGGCTTTGAAGGACACGCCGAAAAAAGGTGACAAAATCGTGATACTGGGCGGTGACAACTATCGCATCGGCATGGGCGGGGCGGCCGTATCAAGTGCCGATACGGGCGAGTTTGAAAGCGCCATCGAATTGAACGCTGTACAGCGAAGCAATCCCGAGATGCAGAAACGCGCGGCAAATGCCATCCGTGGACTTGTGGAGAGCCATGAAAATCCGATTGTTTCCATCCACGACCATGGTGCAGGTGGGCATTTGAACTGCCTTTCTGAACTGGTAGAGGAAACCGGCGGTAAAATAGATTTGGACAAACTGCCCATTGGCGATCCTACCCTGTCAGCAAAGGAAATTATCGGCAATGAGAGCCAAGAGCGCATGGGGCTCGTAATCGGCGACAAAGACATCGATTTACTGCAACGCGTGGCAGAACGCGAGCGTTCGCCTATGTACGAAGTCGGCGATGTGACCGGCGACCAACGTTTCACTTTTGAATCCTCAAAAACCCATGAAAAACCCATGGACTTGGAACTTTCTGCCCTGTTCGGCAGTTCGCCCAAGACCATCATGGAAGATTCGAAGCTCGAAACCAATTATGCCCAAGCGGAGTATTCTTTGGAACATTTTCACGACTATCTAGAACAGGTATTGCAACTCGAGGCCGTGGCTTGCAAAGATTGGCTGACCAATAAAGTAGACCGTTGCGTGGGCGGGCGCGTTGCGAAACAACAGTGTGCGGGACCACTGCAATTGCCTTTGAACAATGTAGGTGTGATGGCCTTGGATTATAAAGGTAGGGAAGGCTTGGCAACCAGCATTGGCCACTCTCCCATCTCAGGACTCATAGACCCTGTGGCCGGTAGCCGTAACAGTATCGCCGAGGCCTTGACAAACATTGTCTGGGCTCCGCTGAAAGAAGGTTTAAAGTCCGTTTCCCTTTCTGCCAACTGGATGTGGCCCTGCCGCAATCCCGGTGAGGATGCCCGTTTGTACGAGGCGGTCCAAGCCTGCTCTGATTTTGCCATAGCATTGGGCATCAATATCCCCACGGGTAAAGACTCACTTAGCATGAAGCAGAAATATAAAGACCAGGAGGTCATTGCCCCAGGCACGGTCATCATTTCTGCAGCTGGCAACTGCAACGACATCACCAAAGTGGTCGAACCGGTTCTGCAAAAAGACGGAGGGGATATCTACTACGTAAATCTCTCAAAAGACGATTTTAAACTGGGTGGTTCGTCGTTCAATCAGATACTGAATTCTGTGGGTGCCGAAGCCCCGACGGTGAGCAATGCGCTATACTTCAAAAAAACATTTGATTCAATTCAAACTTTAATAAAAGAAGGGCAAATTATTGCAGGTCATGATATTGCGTCAGGTGGATTGATTACCACATTGCTTGAAATGTGCTTTACCGACAATGGGTTGGGCGCCGAAATCGATTTGTCCGCTCTGGGCGAGATCGATACCATCAAATTGCTTTTTTCTGAGAATGTGGGCATCGTTTTTCAAGCAGATGCATTGGCAAATGAGCAATTGAGATCAGAGGGTATCAACGCCATAAAAATTGGCTCACCCATTACAGAAGGCACCCTGAAAATCAAAAACCACGGTATTGAAATTGGTCTGAACATCGCTTCGTTACGCGATACATGGTACAGGACCTCCTATCTGTTGGATCACAAACAGACTGCCAACGGGCTGGCGAAGGCGCGGTACGAAAATTACAAAAAGCAGCCTCTTCAATATGAATTCCCTTTGGTCGTCACTTCGAGTGATTCCGCTGTGCGGAATCGTATCGAGAAGCCAAAAGCCGCCATCCTCCGAGAAAAGGGTAGCAACTCTGAACGTGAGATGGCCAATGCCATGTACCTGGCCGGTTTTGATGTGAAAGACGTGCATATGACCGACCTGATTTCAGGGCGCGAAACCTTGGAAGATATTCAGTTTATAGGGGCCGTTGGCGGATTTTCAAACTCAGACGTTCTGGGCAGTGCCAAAGGTTGGGCGGGCGCCTTTAAGTACAACGAAAAGGCCAACAAGGCATTGAAAGACTTTTTTGCACGGCCAGATACCCTTTCAATAGGTATATGCAACGGCTGCCAGTTGTTTATGGAGTTGGATTTGGTCAATCCTGAACACGGCGGCCAACACGGCAAAATGACCTATAATGATTCCGGTAAGCATGAGAGCAGTTTTACATCGGTTAAAATCCAAGAGAACAATTCGGTAATGTTGTCTTCATTCGCCGGAAGCACCTTGGGGGTATGGATCTCGCACGGCGAGGGCAAGTTCAGTCTACCCCTATCCGAAGAAAACTATTATATTGTGGCAAAATATGGGTACGAGGGGTATCCTGCAAATCCGAACGGTAGCGATTACAACGTGGCCATGCTCTGTGACAAGACAGGCCGCCATTTGGTGACCATGCCACATATAGAGCGTAGCATCTTTTCTTGGAACTGGGCCCACTATCCGAAAGATAGAAACGATTCGGTGTCTCCATGGTTGGAGGCGTTTGTGAACGCAAGAAAGTGGATTGATAAGAACAACCAAAAATGA
- a CDS encoding AMP-dependent synthetase/ligase: MHSVTRLFDFPYYQKEKYDLEKAFATKYQGKWETISTQEYIDKANAISRGLLRMGVKPNDKIAVISMTNRTEWNIMDIGVLQIGAQNVPIYPTISEEDYEYVLNHSEAKFCFVSCDEVLQKVLSISGKLKKLEDVFSFDRLQNCKHWSEVLKKGKDASNQKEVEERMAAVKPEDLATLIYTSGTTGKPKGVMLTHDNIVSNVISSEKRVPFDRGATALSFLPVCHIFERMILYLYQYCGIQVYFAEGLDKISDNVKEVKPNVMTVVPRLLEKVYDAIIAKGTELSGIKKSLFYWAVKLGLRYEPYGANGWWYEKQLGLARKLIFSKWQEALGGNLETMVSGSAALQPRLARVFAAAGMPVMEGYGLTETSPVISVNDQRNKGWKIGTVGRVIEGVEVKIAEDGEILCKGPNVMVGYYKDPEKTAEVIKNGYFHTGDIGEIDSDGFLKITDRKKEMFKTSGGKYVAPQLLENRLKQSRFIEQVMVVGEGEKMPAALIQPNFEFLEEWAKRHNITIPANSDIIHNEKILARIQEEVDLANQEFAKWEKVKQFRLTPDVWTVEDGHLTPTMKLRRKIIKEKYIDLYNSIYGH; encoded by the coding sequence ATGCATTCGGTTACCAGACTATTTGACTTTCCGTATTACCAAAAAGAAAAGTACGACCTAGAAAAGGCCTTTGCCACCAAATATCAAGGCAAGTGGGAAACCATTTCAACACAAGAGTATATCGATAAGGCAAACGCCATTAGCCGCGGCCTGCTTCGTATGGGGGTCAAGCCCAACGATAAGATTGCGGTCATCTCTATGACCAACCGCACTGAATGGAACATCATGGATATCGGGGTGTTACAGATCGGCGCACAGAACGTACCCATTTATCCCACCATTTCAGAGGAAGATTATGAGTACGTACTGAACCACTCCGAAGCCAAATTCTGCTTTGTGTCGTGCGATGAGGTGCTACAGAAAGTATTGTCGATCAGCGGCAAGTTGAAAAAACTTGAGGATGTCTTTTCATTTGATCGGTTGCAGAATTGCAAACATTGGTCAGAAGTCTTGAAGAAAGGCAAGGATGCCTCGAACCAAAAGGAAGTCGAAGAACGAATGGCGGCCGTCAAACCTGAAGACCTGGCAACCTTGATCTATACTTCGGGCACTACGGGAAAGCCCAAGGGTGTCATGCTCACACACGACAACATCGTCTCAAATGTTATTTCAAGTGAAAAAAGGGTTCCGTTCGATAGAGGGGCCACCGCGCTGAGCTTCTTACCGGTCTGCCACATTTTTGAACGAATGATCCTCTATCTCTATCAATATTGTGGTATCCAGGTCTATTTTGCAGAGGGATTGGACAAGATCAGTGACAATGTAAAAGAGGTCAAGCCCAACGTAATGACCGTGGTGCCGCGCTTGCTCGAAAAAGTATACGATGCCATCATCGCCAAGGGAACAGAGCTTTCGGGCATTAAAAAAAGCCTCTTTTATTGGGCCGTTAAATTGGGGCTCCGTTACGAACCCTACGGTGCCAACGGCTGGTGGTACGAAAAACAACTGGGCCTTGCCCGAAAATTGATATTCAGTAAATGGCAAGAGGCCCTAGGCGGCAACCTTGAGACCATGGTCTCTGGTAGCGCAGCGCTTCAACCACGATTGGCAAGGGTATTTGCCGCGGCCGGCATGCCCGTCATGGAGGGCTATGGCCTTACCGAGACCTCACCGGTAATTTCAGTGAACGATCAACGAAACAAAGGTTGGAAAATCGGAACGGTAGGCCGTGTCATTGAGGGTGTTGAAGTAAAGATTGCCGAAGACGGTGAAATACTTTGCAAGGGGCCCAATGTGATGGTGGGCTACTATAAAGACCCAGAAAAAACAGCCGAGGTCATCAAAAATGGCTATTTCCATACCGGCGATATCGGCGAAATTGACTCCGATGGATTTTTAAAGATCACCGATCGTAAAAAAGAAATGTTCAAGACCTCGGGCGGCAAGTATGTAGCCCCGCAATTGTTGGAGAACCGCTTGAAACAATCGCGCTTTATAGAGCAGGTCATGGTAGTCGGCGAAGGTGAAAAAATGCCCGCAGCCCTGATACAGCCCAATTTCGAGTTTTTGGAAGAATGGGCAAAAAGGCACAACATTACCATACCCGCCAACTCAGATATTATCCACAACGAAAAGATATTGGCGCGAATTCAAGAAGAAGTGGATCTGGCTAATCAAGAATTTGCCAAATGGGAAAAGGTGAAACAATTTCGCTTGACCCCAGACGTATGGACTGTAGAAGATGGCCACCTAACTCCAACTATGAAGCTACGCCGTAAAATCATCAAAGAAAAGTATATCGACCTGTATAACAGTATTTATGGGCATTGA
- a CDS encoding MarR family winged helix-turn-helix transcriptional regulator, translating to MKELTIDYALRATWQAVARMYNEEAKNYGLTMAIGFTLLSIDPKKGTPSTALGPKMGMESTSLSRILKSIEERGYIERKPNPNDGRGVLIHLTALGLEKRKDSKDVVLRFNEVVKQHVGDDDLKGFFNTVDIINKLILDKKVYNKKTTN from the coding sequence ATGAAAGAACTGACCATTGATTATGCTTTGCGTGCCACTTGGCAGGCGGTTGCTCGAATGTACAACGAAGAGGCAAAAAACTACGGCCTCACTATGGCCATTGGTTTTACCCTGCTCAGCATCGATCCAAAAAAAGGTACGCCCAGCACGGCCTTGGGACCTAAAATGGGGATGGAAAGCACCAGTCTCTCAAGAATTTTGAAGAGCATTGAAGAACGTGGCTATATTGAGCGAAAACCGAACCCGAACGACGGCCGGGGCGTATTGATCCATTTGACCGCCCTTGGGCTTGAGAAGAGAAAAGATTCCAAAGATGTGGTCTTGCGGTTCAATGAGGTGGTCAAACAACATGTCGGCGATGATGATCTGAAGGGATTTTTCAACACCGTGGACATCATCAATAAATTGATTCTTGACAAGAAGGTATATAATAAAAAAACAACAAACTAA
- a CDS encoding 3-hydroxyacyl-CoA dehydrogenase/enoyl-CoA hydratase family protein has translation MRRHINKVAVIGSGIMGSGIACHFANIGVEVLLLDIVPRELNDKEKAKGLTLEDKIVRNRLVNESLKKALRSKPSPIYHKKFADRIVTGNLEDDIAKVKDVDWIIEVVVERLDIKKQVFENLEKYRTPGTLITSNTSGIPIKFMSEGRSEDFQKHFCGTHFFNPARYLKLFEIIPGPKTSQEVLEFLNEYGEKFLGKTSVVAKDTPAFIGNRIGIFSIMSLFHTVKEMGMTVEEIDKLTGPVIGRPKSATFRTVDVVGLDTLVHVANGIYDNCPDDERHDLFKLPDFIQTMVDNKWLGSKTGQGFYKKVKGDKGKSEILTLDLDTMEYRQKKSAKFATLELTKSIDKVIERFPVLVGGKDKAAAFYRKSFGQLFAYVSHRIPEITDQLYKIDDAMKAGFGWEHGPFQIWDAVGLETGLEFIKAEGQEAAAWVAEMKAAGINSFYSVKDGATYFYDISSKEMKKVPGQDAFIILDNIRKTNEVFKNAGVVIEDLGDGILNVEFQSKMNTIGADVLSGLNKAIDLAEKDFQGLVVGNQAANFSVGANIGMIFMMAVEQEYDELAWSVKMFQDTMMRMRYSSIPTVAAPHGMTLGGGCELSMHADKVVAAAETYIGLVEFGVGVIPGGGGSKEMTLRASDTFRKNDVELNVLQEYFLTIGMAKVSTSAYEAYDLGILQKGKDIVVVNKDRQIATAKAYAKLLAEQGYTKPIPRKDIKVLGKQALGMFLVGTDSMEAGHYISEHDKKIANKLAYVMAGGDLSEASYVSEQYLLDLEREAFLSLCTERKTLERIQHMLKTGKPLRN, from the coding sequence ATGAGAAGGCATATCAACAAAGTTGCCGTTATAGGTTCAGGTATCATGGGCAGTGGCATTGCCTGCCACTTTGCCAATATCGGTGTCGAAGTACTATTGCTCGATATCGTTCCTAGAGAATTGAACGACAAAGAAAAGGCAAAGGGGCTGACCCTTGAAGACAAGATCGTACGTAACAGATTGGTGAACGAATCGTTAAAAAAGGCGCTCAGGTCCAAACCCTCGCCCATCTACCATAAAAAATTTGCCGATAGGATTGTTACCGGAAATTTAGAAGACGACATAGCAAAGGTGAAAGACGTCGATTGGATCATAGAAGTGGTGGTCGAGCGATTGGATATCAAAAAGCAGGTCTTTGAAAACTTGGAAAAGTATCGCACCCCGGGCACGCTGATAACCTCTAACACCTCGGGCATACCCATCAAATTTATGAGCGAGGGGCGCAGTGAAGACTTTCAAAAGCATTTTTGCGGCACCCACTTTTTCAACCCTGCCAGGTACCTAAAACTTTTCGAAATCATTCCGGGGCCCAAGACGTCACAAGAGGTATTGGAATTTCTCAACGAATATGGCGAGAAGTTTTTGGGCAAGACCTCGGTGGTGGCAAAAGACACCCCAGCCTTTATCGGAAACCGTATAGGCATATTCAGCATTATGAGTCTATTCCATACCGTAAAAGAAATGGGTATGACCGTTGAGGAAATCGACAAGCTCACGGGGCCGGTGATCGGGCGCCCGAAATCGGCCACCTTTAGAACGGTCGATGTGGTGGGCCTTGACACCTTGGTACATGTGGCCAACGGTATCTATGACAACTGCCCCGATGATGAACGCCATGACCTGTTCAAACTACCCGATTTCATACAGACCATGGTAGACAACAAATGGTTGGGCAGCAAAACCGGGCAAGGATTCTACAAAAAAGTAAAAGGCGACAAGGGTAAGAGCGAAATACTTACTTTGGATCTGGATACCATGGAGTATCGGCAAAAGAAAAGTGCCAAGTTTGCCACCCTTGAACTCACCAAATCCATCGACAAGGTAATTGAACGGTTTCCCGTTCTAGTAGGTGGAAAAGATAAGGCAGCAGCGTTCTACCGTAAGAGCTTTGGGCAGTTGTTCGCCTATGTCTCGCATCGAATTCCGGAAATCACAGATCAGCTATACAAAATAGATGATGCCATGAAGGCCGGTTTCGGCTGGGAACACGGTCCGTTCCAGATTTGGGATGCCGTGGGATTGGAAACAGGATTGGAATTCATCAAGGCCGAGGGCCAAGAAGCAGCGGCTTGGGTGGCCGAGATGAAAGCTGCGGGCATCAACTCGTTCTATTCTGTAAAAGATGGCGCTACCTATTTCTATGACATTTCATCCAAAGAAATGAAAAAGGTGCCCGGCCAGGATGCCTTCATCATTCTTGATAATATCAGAAAGACCAACGAGGTATTCAAAAATGCTGGGGTTGTCATCGAAGATTTGGGCGATGGTATCTTGAATGTCGAGTTCCAGTCAAAAATGAACACTATCGGTGCCGATGTCTTGTCAGGACTCAACAAGGCCATTGATCTGGCAGAAAAAGACTTTCAGGGCCTAGTGGTAGGCAACCAAGCAGCCAATTTTTCGGTAGGTGCGAATATCGGTATGATCTTTATGATGGCCGTAGAACAAGAATATGATGAATTGGCATGGTCTGTAAAAATGTTTCAAGATACCATGATGCGCATGCGCTATTCATCAATTCCTACGGTTGCGGCGCCACATGGCATGACATTGGGAGGTGGCTGCGAATTGTCGATGCATGCTGACAAGGTGGTGGCTGCGGCCGAAACCTATATCGGGCTTGTCGAGTTTGGTGTCGGGGTGATCCCCGGTGGGGGCGGATCAAAGGAAATGACTCTGCGGGCCTCAGATACCTTTAGAAAGAACGACGTTGAGTTGAACGTGCTGCAAGAATACTTTTTGACCATTGGCATGGCCAAGGTATCGACTTCTGCCTACGAAGCCTATGACCTGGGCATCTTACAAAAAGGAAAAGACATTGTGGTGGTCAACAAAGACCGGCAAATAGCAACGGCCAAGGCCTATGCCAAACTGCTGGCCGAACAGGGCTACACCAAACCTATTCCACGAAAAGACATCAAGGTTCTGGGCAAGCAGGCGCTGGGTATGTTCTTGGTGGGAACAGACTCTATGGAAGCAGGGCATTACATCTCAGAACATGATAAAAAAATCGCCAATAAACTGGCCTATGTGATGGCAGGGGGCGATTTGTCTGAAGCAAGCTACGTCTCAGAACAATACCTCTTGGATTTGGAAAGGGAGGCTTTTTTGTCGCTCTGTACCGAACGAAAGACCCTTGAACGTATCCAACATATGTTGAAAACTGGGAAACCGTTAAGAAATTAA
- a CDS encoding acetyl-CoA C-acyltransferase: MKTAYIVKAYRTAVGKAPRGLFRFKRPDELAAETIQHMIKELPGLDKKRIDDVIVGNAMPEAEQGLNMGRLISLMGLEIEDVPGVTVNRYCASGLETIGIATAKIQTGMADCIIAGGAESMSYIPMGGYKPVPDYTVAKEGHEDYYWGMGLTAEAVAKEFNVSREDQDEFAYNSHMKALKAQKENRFQDQIVPIEVEHTFVNDQGKKETKTYTVSKDEGPRADTSLEVLAKLKPVFAADGSVTAGNSSQMSDGAAFVLVMSEEMVKELNLEPIARLVSYAAAGVEPRIMGIGPVKAIPKALKLAGLKQDEVGLIELNEAFASQSLAVIRELGLNKDIVNVNGGAIALGHPLGCTGAKLSVQLFDEMRKREMKGKYGMVTMCVGTGQGAAGIYEFLN; encoded by the coding sequence ATGAAAACCGCATATATCGTAAAAGCATACCGAACAGCCGTGGGCAAGGCCCCACGGGGACTGTTTCGATTTAAACGTCCCGATGAACTGGCCGCCGAGACCATTCAGCACATGATAAAAGAATTGCCCGGCCTTGACAAAAAGAGGATAGACGACGTAATTGTCGGCAATGCCATGCCAGAGGCCGAACAGGGCTTGAACATGGGACGCCTGATATCACTGATGGGATTGGAAATCGAGGATGTTCCAGGGGTAACGGTGAATCGCTATTGCGCCTCAGGACTCGAGACCATTGGTATTGCCACGGCTAAAATCCAAACCGGAATGGCCGATTGTATCATCGCCGGTGGTGCCGAGAGCATGAGCTATATACCCATGGGTGGTTACAAACCGGTGCCCGATTACACCGTCGCCAAAGAAGGGCATGAAGACTACTATTGGGGCATGGGCCTCACGGCTGAGGCCGTGGCCAAAGAATTCAACGTATCTCGTGAAGACCAAGACGAATTTGCATACAACTCGCATATGAAGGCCCTAAAGGCCCAGAAAGAAAACCGGTTTCAAGACCAGATTGTGCCCATAGAGGTAGAGCACACATTTGTCAACGACCAAGGCAAGAAAGAGACCAAGACCTACACGGTGAGCAAAGATGAGGGGCCGCGAGCCGATACCTCGCTCGAGGTTCTTGCCAAGCTCAAACCCGTTTTTGCGGCAGACGGAAGTGTCACCGCAGGCAACTCGTCGCAAATGAGTGATGGGGCGGCATTCGTACTTGTAATGAGCGAAGAGATGGTCAAAGAGCTGAATTTAGAGCCCATTGCGCGGTTGGTCAGTTATGCCGCTGCAGGTGTCGAACCCCGTATCATGGGAATCGGCCCGGTCAAGGCCATTCCAAAAGCGCTTAAGCTCGCCGGATTGAAACAAGATGAGGTAGGGCTTATCGAACTAAATGAAGCATTTGCGTCGCAGTCTCTTGCTGTGATCAGAGAATTGGGACTCAACAAAGATATTGTGAACGTAAACGGAGGGGCCATTGCCCTCGGACACCCCTTGGGCTGCACAGGAGCCAAGTTATCGGTACAATTGTTTGATGAGATGCGAAAGCGCGAAATGAAAGGAAAATATGGTATGGTGACCATGTGCGTGGGAACAGGCCAAGGCGCTGCGGGTATTTATGAATTTTTGAATTAA